CCGTTCGCGGCGGCCGCCCGGCGTACGCACGAGGAGCTGGGGCTCTCGCCCTCGCTGCTCGCCGAGGCGGGCACGGTCCGCTACAACCACCCCGACCCCGACTCGGGCCTGGTGGAGCAGGAGTACAACCACCTCTTCGTGGGACTCGTGCAGACTCCGCCGCGGCCGGACCCGGCCGAGGTGGGCGAGACGGCCTTTGTGTCGCCGACGGAGCTTCAGGCGAGGCATGCCGAGGGTCCCTTCTCGGCGTGGTTCATGACCGTGCTCGACGCGGCGCGCCCGGCGATCAGGGAGCTGACCGGCCCTTCCGGCGGCTGGTGACCGGACGCGCGCGGAGCGTCAGAAGGCCACGGAGCCGCTGGGTCTCAGCGGCAGCGCAGCCCAGATGATCTTGCCACCGCTCGCGGTGTGCTCGACGTCGCAGGATCCGCCGGCCTCCCGGGTGATCTCGCGGACGAGAAGCAGGCCGCGGCCGCCGGTCTGCGCGTAGTCCGTCTCCAGTGCCTTGGGCCGGTAGGGATGGTTGTCCTCCACGGACACCCGGATCCACTCGGCACCGATGGCGACCTCGACGGCGACCTGGGGCGAGAGCAGGGCCGCGTGCCGTACGGCATTGGTGACCAGCTCGGAGACGATCAGCAGCAGTCCCTGGACGAGGTCGTCCTGAACGGGGACGCCCTGACGATTGAGCAGATCCCGAACGGCGTGCCGGGCCTGGGGTACGGACACATCGACCGCTGGAGCGGTGAATCGCCAGACGCCCTCGTAGGCGAGGGGCCGGGCCGGGACGCTCCCGCGGATCTCCATAGTCCGGCACCCACCCTCGGCTCGACTGCGACTGACCATCGAGTAATCAGTGTTGGCGTTCGTTGGTCCGGACCCGATAGCTGAACATAAATCACCACCTATCGACGCTTTCTGACCGAGTGGGTATGACACCGTCAGTCGCGCGACCGTTCCTGATCTTCTTCTGGCTGATTGGTGGGTTCGGGGCGACGGATAGCATCCGCGCATGGAACCGCAGCTGGAACGCACCGTCGCGGACGGGGTCGCCACCCTCGTCATCAG
This window of the Streptomyces sp. SLBN-118 genome carries:
- the idi gene encoding isopentenyl-diphosphate Delta-isomerase; the encoded protein is MPTSPATATNSSSSSPSRSPQAILLELVDEHGNTIGTTEKLAAHQAPGLLHRAFSVFLFDEHGRLLLQRRALGKYHSPGVWSNTCCGHPYPGEAPFAAAARRTHEELGLSPSLLAEAGTVRYNHPDPDSGLVEQEYNHLFVGLVQTPPRPDPAEVGETAFVSPTELQARHAEGPFSAWFMTVLDAARPAIRELTGPSGGW
- a CDS encoding ATP-binding protein, yielding MEIRGSVPARPLAYEGVWRFTAPAVDVSVPQARHAVRDLLNRQGVPVQDDLVQGLLLIVSELVTNAVRHAALLSPQVAVEVAIGAEWIRVSVEDNHPYRPKALETDYAQTGGRGLLLVREITREAGGSCDVEHTASGGKIIWAALPLRPSGSVAF